The following nucleotide sequence is from Salvia splendens isolate huo1 chromosome 2, SspV2, whole genome shotgun sequence.
GCATCCACGATGGGGCGCACTACAGTCCGCCCTATAAGGCGCCCTATGctccgccacatcatcattctaTCCTCATACCCTTCCATCTGCAGTGGAACGCCCTAAAGTCCGCCCTAtagttttaactactattttgttaattattaattttttatgttttcaaatatgtcatgcaaaattataaaaaaagcaCCACGATGAAAGAcaaatcctacattactaattaaaaaaaaagttacaagagttagaaataaaaaacaagttcaCTACAGATAATAGGACCAGCATACTCTACATCATTCCCAGTttgcccttgttcttggcagcAAGGCTGCCAATGGGACGTcaggaggacatcggtgtgccggaactctcatcctcATACATCGGCTGAttgaggtccatcggaggtGCGCCGCTGTCGCTGCTCGTATGATCACCAGCGGCGGTGTTCTTCGCCCTTTTCGCCGCAGCCGATAGGGGCAGAATCCCTCCTtagaacttctgcttgtccttcaagaggaACCATGAGTTGTAACGCTTGATATCACCGTACAATGAAATGTACGACGCAACCGCTTTATCGCGGACATCCGTCAAACTCTCACCGCTGCCCTTCTCTctcaagcacttctcgtactcatTGGAGAACAAATTGACCTgtttcttcacctgatcccagtgcttacGGAACTGCTCCCTATGGCGCCTGTAGGGGGTCGGCGGCCAGCGGTTTGGCCTCGTTGTAGCGAtcagcgatgcgctcccagtacgcgattcCTCTGAAATATCAATCCAACACCTCGTCAAGACGATGGTTTCATCCGGGctgtagttcgtcctccctggGGCGAACTCTTCATTCTTCTCCGGAAGCGGCAACTTCTGGGCCCTTTGCCTGTTCCGCTTCTTCTTGGTGGCGGAGCCAGAGGCGCGGCGGGGTGGGGCGGGGGCGCGGGTGGGAGACGACTCCTTGTCTGACAGCCCATACGAATCCGTACtaaaatcgggatcgtactgggtgttggaGTTGAAGGGCCGATATCCATCAGGGTCTGTACCTGGCCACCGTGTACCACCACCGAATTTCTGATGACGTACGTCGGCGAATTAGAGAACAGTTGTGGGCCGTTACGTCCAGGGAGATAAATCGCGCGATATAAGCGtccttgcagcagcagcagcagccgacGGTACCTCGACTCATCCATCGTCAAACTATAATACCCCGGgaccacatcgctgcacaccgtcggttatatgaggactacttcgctctggagccgcggtttggggagaacatgttccgtcgacgttttaggatgcatcgtccgctatttctgcgtatcgtgggcgctttagagcgtcgataggagtatttcaggatgagggaggatgcggttggtaaacccggccacacgcccatacagaagtgcactgtcgcaatcaggcagatggcatacggaggtgcggccgacatgttcgataagtacctccacatcagcgagacgactgcccgcgattgtctgaagtatttttgtgagggcATTAGGGATATATtcagggataggtatcttcggaagcctacccccgaagattgccagctatgcggcacggatacggatacgcgtatcagtatccgaaggatacggatacgcggatacggctctttcccaaacaacccgatacgcggatacgttttaactatttttttaataaataataatagtgcataataaattacaaaatagatattctaatgttattatacaaataaaaataataaaattacaaaatattaaaagctaaagtcaatttcttttatggtcGATTACACCACATCGATTTTTTGGTTATACTTATCCATATTACCAATAATAttgatcaaaatatttatttatagttacaaaattagacaaagttaatggagtaataaattggccCAAAAAATGAGCCCCAAATATACTCCTTTTCCATCGTGACTACTTCTTGCCCAATTCATTCTCCCATTTCCAATTTTCTTCAATCCCTAGTTGAGGCAATAGCGGCGCctcccctttcttcttcttcttcttcttcttcatatccgATTAACTGTCAATTTTGTTCCCAAATCGGATTGAAGTTCGTAAATTGAAAGTTGCGAAGTTCTTCGACAGAGATGGACGTTGATTTCGAAGAGGAGAACCTCAGATCTTTGCAGATAGAGGAGGATGAaggcccaatacggcccagctcgcggatacgccgaaggatacgtatcgaatctgaggtttcccggcccaatacggcccagctcgcggatacgcccaggatacgtatcgacggtgtatccgtcgcgtatcggtatcggatacgtatccgatacgtGATACGGCAACAGGGTGGCGTATCGGTGTTATATAGATTGCCAGGCTCTGATTgatatgcacgggagtcagcacgggtttccgggaatattgggcagcatagattgtatgcattgggagtggaagaactgccccgccgcctgaaAATGGGTGTacactaccggtttcaagggcaagaatcccacgatgatccttgaagcggtagctgactaccggctgtggatttgacatgcgtattttgaagtagccgggtcgaacaatgacatcaatgtcctccagtcatcgccccttttcaacgagcagtgtatgagtgttggtccggccgtcagtttcatcgccaacggcaaccagcacaacatgggctattatttggcggatgagatataccatATGTGGcctgtctttgtgaagacgatcagatgctccacagaagaaaagaaggtcTATTTTGAGGGTCTTCAGGAGGCAgggcgcaaggatgtggagcgggcatttggtgtgctccaggctcgatgggcggcagtgaaagGTCTATCACGGTTGTGGTATATTGACAGCATTgttgatatcatgtacgcatgtattatcatgcacaacatgattgtctagatgaaggtccaacactgactgattgggccaatgatgatgttgatgctgccggtccaagccacggtgTGACCACCTCCAATGTAagtatggggataccccataaAGAGGATGATCGAGtctgtgcatttgccgacatgcgccaacgacaagcccatattcgactccagaatgATATTATTGAAGAGATATGGACGCAGAGGGATAGTCGTTGATATTTAGAATATAATttgtttagaatttttttttgttgaaatgtacttttcattttttattttatttatttaatgaaatgtactttttttatttttttatttaattccgtaaattgtttaatttggtaaatttgtgaatttttatcaTTGGGGGGTGTCCgccgggatgtccgccattgtgcagtgagatgtacttatgacgtggcagtgcagtaaGATGTTCTTGTGACGTGACAGAAGATggttttgggaagtccgtcgggatgtctcTCGGGACATCcatcccactgtggatgctcttagccaTTTCCAAAATCGCTTCATGGCCCCCTTTCCCCCCCAAAAAATAACACCACTTTTCCTTTTTAACAAACGAAGCTCGTTTTCATTGACTACGCGCTGCCTCTCTCTGTCTCTCCAGTTGCAGACTCGGTCTTGGTCCTCACTCCTCTCTCTCAACCGCGTTATTCCCTTTGTCTTTTCCCTCCTCTCCCATCCCCTTAAAACTCACCATAAAAATCCAGTTTTTACAATATTCAACAATCTTGGtgtctccccctctctctctctctaatcgTGCATCGTCACCATGAGAAAACCTTCTCCATGGCCATGAACGCTTCCCTCCTCGGCCTCCTCTTCGTCTCCCTCCTCCCCTTCTCCCATTCCCTCTCCACCCTCGCCATTTCCGAAACCAACAACCAAGCCGTCATCTGCGCCCTAATCAAATCCCAAAATTCAATCTTTTCCCTCAATTGCACCCTCTTCCCTCAGAGAACTCAGCTCCTCCTCAGCCCCGCGCCGCCTTCTCTCACCGCGGTCGCCGCCGGAGACGGCTTCATCTGCGCCCTGAGCTCCTCTCACCCCACCTTCAAATCCATCATCTTCTGCTGGAGATTCTCAGACGCCGCCATTCCCATGGATCGCAAGCGAATCTACAACGGCACGCTGTTAACCGATTTGACCTCCTCCAACTCCCGCATTTGCGGCATCCACGCCACCGGCGCCGCCGCGGAGTGCTGGCCGAAGAGAAGCGGCGATATCGGCAGCAGCGGCGGAGTCTTTGCTTCGAGCCTTGCGGTGGGAGAGGATTTCCTGTGTGGTTTGTCGGAATCCAGAGAGATCTCATGCTCCGGCGGTGATCGGAATGTGACCACCCGCGATTGGCCCACCGGGCAGTTCAACGTTGTCGTGGCCGGTGTTCGTGGCGCGTGTGGGGTTAGAGAGAACGGGAGCTTGGAATGCTGGGGTGGAAATTTGGCGGGAGAGGCGCCTCAGGGAGGATTTAAATCGGTTGCGGTTGGGGAGGATCGCGTCTGCGCGATAAGAGCAAGAGCAGACGACGTAGTTGTTTGTTGGGGGAGAGGGGAGTTTAGTTTACCTGAGTCTTTGAGGGATGAGGCATTTGTAGCCATTCAAGGAAGGAGAGACATTTTTTGTGGTGTTTTGAAGTCTAACAATAGCTTGGTGTGTTGGGGTAATGAGGTTCTTCTTGATAGTGATTCATTTGTGTTTGGTGATGTTGTGCCATTCCCTTGTATGGTTAAGGAGGAGTGTGGTTGTGGTTATTGGCCTAGTTATGGTGACTATTGTGTGGATGAAGGGCTAGTGATGTGTCAGCCTTGTGATCCAGAGCTGCCGGTGGTGGCTGCACCAGTTCCTCCGCCGTCTAGTGGTGGCAACAAATGGAATAGGAGAATGGTGGCCTTTATGGTGGTTGGGTGTGTTGGGAGTTTGTCATCATTGGTGGCCTTGTGTGTGTTCTTGTTTTTGCGGTATATCAAGATTAGGGGAAGTCGGATCCATGACTCTGGTCGTCTGGAAGAGGGCGACGGGGAGGGCGAACCTGGCTCGCCTCAACTAGTGAGGCGACCGGCTTTGGAGAAGAAACTTAGCCACTTGATCAGCACCGGTAACGGAGGCCATTTGGAGGAGTTCTCTCTCGGAGTGTTGCTTATGGCTACCGATAATTTCTCTGAGGAGCTCAAGATCGGGAGCGGTAGCTTCGGATCAGTCTATCGTGCCACTTTGGAAGACGGACGCCTAGTGGCGGTCAAGAGAGCCGAGTCCTCAGTGTCTTCCTCATACGCAATGGCCAGCAAACGGGGGCAGGAGGATAGGGACATTGCGTTTGTGAATGAGCTCGAGTTCTTGTCCCGCCTCAACCACAAGAACCTCGTGAAATTATTGGGCTATTGCGAAGAATCGGGCGAGCTTGTGCTCGTATATGAGTACCTAGACAATGGAACCCTATCCGATCATCTTCACAAGTTTGACAAGACCTCGCTCATGTCGTGGCCGGTTCGGATCAAAGTGGCTCTTGACGCGGCTCGGGGGATCGAATACCTGCACGAGTACGCTGTGCCAAGTATCATCCACCGTGACATCAAGCCGTCCAACATATTGCTTGATTCCAGAGGAGGTGCCAAGGTGTCCGACTTCGGCCTGTCGTTGAGGGGCCCGGAGGAGGATGAGTCCCACCTGTCACAACGGGCCGCAGGGACTATGGGGTACATGGATCCTGAATACTATAGGCTTCAGCTCCTGACAACCAAGAGCGACGTGTATAGCTTTGGGGTTGTATTGTTGGAGTTGATCTCGGGTTGCAAGGCGATCCACAAGAACGAGTTTGGCGTGCCTAGGAACGTAGTGGACTACGTTGTCCCTTACATAATACAAGACGACATCCATCGAATCTTGGACCCAAGGGTCGCGCCCCCATCTCCGTTCGAGATTGAGGCAGTGAGGTACGTTGGGTACTTGGCCGCCGATTGCGTCACGCTAGAGGGCCGGTATCGGCCGACGATGAGCGAAGTTGCAAATAGCCTAGATCGGGCATTGGAGGCATGTTTGGCGCCCCAAGTGTTGTCTAGATCAGCTAGTATCTCATCAACATAAATTTTTTGGTTTTCTTATGTAAACTTAGTCTGAATCAAATTCATACAAGAATTGGTACATATATTTGTAGAATCcaataaaatacaaattcaaattttgatggAATGTCTCAATTCAATTTTAGTTGCCATTTGCACCTAACACAAAATGACGTCGTTTAACTTAACACTCTTAATTCTACTCTGTAGAAAGTCAAATGCAAGTCTGCAAATTTGAAAGTCACATTCTTGACCAAGTAGCACCCTATGATTGATTTTGAATTATCAACTATTTTAATACTCCTTAAGACATCAAATATGAATTGGACCATTTTCATTTCCTTAGAAGAGAAAAATTTTGCAGTCAAATGGAGTAAGAATCAAGGCATAAAGATCACTAACGTGTGACACCATTTCTCACACaaagaagaaaaatagaatGCGACAACTAGCACGACCTATGCAAATTCAAGAACAACATATACATACTAGAAAAATATATATCATTGAACAAGTCATTGCAACATCAAGAGCATATAATCGACTTTCATAAACATCGATAATCAGTCTTGAAGACGTCATGAGCACTAACGAAAATGCAGCAATGGCTAATTCAAATCTCTTCACCTATGTACAAACATGgatgaattgaagaaaaaaCTTGCAAATTGGTATACGAAGAGATGATGTTCTTTATTCTTCCCTATCATCCCAAAGCAGTGAAACATGATATTTTCTTCGGTAAGGCAATAGTTATGAATTTGATATCTTTTCTCTATATTTATGTACCTCCCTTTCGCACGAATCTTGCTCCATTTCTAGAGCTGAGCCAGTTTTATGCAGCCAGTGAGCCAAATGCAGCTCCCTTTTTAGCGAGAAGCTCTGTCAGTACGCTGTCAATTTGTGAGAATACCTCCTCTTTGGGGAGAGTTCCGTCCACCTGCAGTTAAGGTGCGAAAAGTTAGGTTCCCGACCAGCTATGGTTCACTCAAGCAAGCAGAGAATCTTAACGAGGATCACTAGTGATTATAGTTGATCTATaggaagaggaagagagaaACTCAAGAGATTATTGTATCATACTTTGACTATCTGGTCTTCGTATAATGAAAGCACGGACTCCACGTTGCTGTTATGAGTGAGCAAACGCAGTTTAACCTGAAAGACGAAGATAAAGCCGTGTCACAGGCTAGACATATGAAAGAGAGATCAGAagacaaaaacaacatgaaGCAGTTGATAAAATGGTTAATGGTTGAGGCCAAAGGTCTTGGGTTTGAGACCACCATGATGGAgcctttaaaatttatgtttatcTGATCAAAGAAAAAAAGTGCAGACCTTTTCTTCAGTGTCGTCAAAACGTTGCGTGAGTCTTGCAGCGATTTCTTCCGTTTCTGGGGGAGAATATGTAAGATGGTATATTTTCCCGGTGACAGGATCTAGTCTGCGGCCAACAACTCTCTCAACGAGGATCTCTTCAGGGACCTGCATTCGTTTCATAATCAAATTAAGTAACACATTAACATTGAATCCAAATAATACCCAGCTACTCGAAGGAATAAAgaatttcaataaaaaatagCACAAGACCAACTGTAGAACCTCACTTCGAGAAGAATGAAGATATCTGGAACGAAACCAAATTTCTTGAGAGCGGTAGCTTGGGATTCGCTTCTTGGATATCCGTCGAGGAGCCAGCCGTTCTCCTGAGAATCTTGCTGTGATAACCGCTCTTTAACCATCTGCAACCAGCAACAGAGGTGAGTTTGTTTGTGAGAGTTGTATCCAATAAATCTTGGATTTTTTATAAGTGGGAAAATGAACATAAAAACAAAGGCTACCATGACAACTATTTCGTTGGGAACAAGCTTCCCCATTTCCATGAATTCCTTAGCACGCTTCCCAttttcagtccctgcagcaacTTCAGCCCGAAGAAGATCTCCTGCCGCAATGTGCACCAAGTTATACTGCAGAGTAACAAAACAACTTAGTAAAACACACTTTTTGATGAAATCAAAAGGTAAAAAACGAAATGCTTATCTTTTGAGGGAAAGAATATTGATTAACAGATACTCCATATTTCACCATTTAAGCTCAAGGAGGACACAGTTTTAGATACAATGGCAGCACACATAGATATGGATTAGAGAAAATGACAATGTCACAACCACGGAACTACTTTCATGTTTACCATCAACTGTCTGATATCCGACCTTTTCTTTTAATGTTCATGTAGAGGGGAATATAAGACAAGTCACACTCTATTGCAATGGCAGTGCACGATAATCACGAGCAATCAAACTACAAAGTGAGCGGCATTACATCTACAATTCCATCTATTCATTGGGATCTTCATGAGAATTCCCTTTTCCCTATAGCATATCATTCAGAAACAGACCCACATGCCTGGCTTCTCCTATCCCTACTACTCCACTAAGAAATTTCGACCCATTCTTTATCTTGCCCTAATCCCAACTTCCAAGATAATGTAGGTTGTCCAATATgttcataaaattcatataatGGATCATTGGTTTGCTTATGATACCTGAAAACAATTCTCACTTTGTTTCATTAGGTAAACTGATAAATCAACTGATCATCCATGATCCACCAGCTAAAACTGGAGTGAATGTATAATGTGAAATTAATTGCATTAAACAGAAAATTTCACTCCTCATGAGATTCCAACTCAGGCATTCATCCACCAAGGAGATGTATTCACCATGAAAGACAGAAAATTATTGTCCATTCTCATTTGTCACAtcaattttcatatttaaacttttcactatacatatatacatagaaagccaaaaatgcaatatacaattaaaaatagaaaaacagaTTGCATATACTCAATATTACAAAgctcaaattaataaaaaaaattaaatttgcaaaataaaaacaagaaaTACCTTTTTAGTAATAAGCTCACATTGGGTTCCTTTCCCAGAAGCAGGAGCTCCTGATATCATAACCCTCAATGGCTCCCCCTTTTGACCAGAAGCAACAACCTATTTTCATTTTCCAGCcacaaaatcaataaatattcACCCCCAAAAAAATCATCACCAGGAAAAGAGAATCTTTACCTGCAAACCAGGAACAGCTTTCGATTTCCTGAAATGGGTTTGCGACGGATTTTGATTTAaacgaagagagagagaggcgagCTGCGAAGGTTTCGAAGTGGGGAGGAGATGACTGGGTGTAGGAGCTAAGGGCTTGTTTGGATGGAAAGACGCTGCTTTGAAATTCCCGGAGTTGCAGCTGCAGGAAGACGCCATCTTCTTCTGTTCTCCCAAACAGTCCCTTGATTTTCCGGTGATGTGTAAAATGGTGACCAGAAAAGATACTCTAAGTAGAAACGaagaaattataattattgttagtattatttttatttatttggatgGTTTGATTTAATTGAGATATAGCTAAGAACGGCGGAGAGTCGTCCACGTGGTATAGTTTCTATTCAGGCCAATAGGttagggtt
It contains:
- the LOC121762921 gene encoding adenylate kinase, chloroplastic-like, which produces MASSCSCNSGNFKAASFHPNKPLAPTPSHLLPTSKPSQLASLSLRLNQNPSQTHFRKSKAVPGLQVVASGQKGEPLRVMISGAPASGKGTQCELITKKYNLVHIAAGDLLRAEVAAGTENGKRAKEFMEMGKLVPNEIVVMMVKERLSQQDSQENGWLLDGYPRSESQATALKKFGFVPDIFILLEVPEEILVERVVGRRLDPVTGKIYHLTYSPPETEEIAARLTQRFDDTEEKVKLRLLTHNSNVESVLSLYEDQIVKVDGTLPKEEVFSQIDSVLTELLAKKGAAFGSLAA
- the LOC121782136 gene encoding serine/threonine-protein kinase-like protein CCR4; the protein is MAMNASLLGLLFVSLLPFSHSLSTLAISETNNQAVICALIKSQNSIFSLNCTLFPQRTQLLLSPAPPSLTAVAAGDGFICALSSSHPTFKSIIFCWRFSDAAIPMDRKRIYNGTLLTDLTSSNSRICGIHATGAAAECWPKRSGDIGSSGGVFASSLAVGEDFLCGLSESREISCSGGDRNVTTRDWPTGQFNVVVAGVRGACGVRENGSLECWGGNLAGEAPQGGFKSVAVGEDRVCAIRARADDVVVCWGRGEFSLPESLRDEAFVAIQGRRDIFCGVLKSNNSLVCWGNEVLLDSDSFVFGDVVPFPCMVKEECGCGYWPSYGDYCVDEGLVMCQPCDPELPVVAAPVPPPSSGGNKWNRRMVAFMVVGCVGSLSSLVALCVFLFLRYIKIRGSRIHDSGRLEEGDGEGEPGSPQLVRRPALEKKLSHLISTGNGGHLEEFSLGVLLMATDNFSEELKIGSGSFGSVYRATLEDGRLVAVKRAESSVSSSYAMASKRGQEDRDIAFVNELEFLSRLNHKNLVKLLGYCEESGELVLVYEYLDNGTLSDHLHKFDKTSLMSWPVRIKVALDAARGIEYLHEYAVPSIIHRDIKPSNILLDSRGGAKVSDFGLSLRGPEEDESHLSQRAAGTMGYMDPEYYRLQLLTTKSDVYSFGVVLLELISGCKAIHKNEFGVPRNVVDYVVPYIIQDDIHRILDPRVAPPSPFEIEAVRYVGYLAADCVTLEGRYRPTMSEVANSLDRALEACLAPQVLSRSASISST